The nucleotide window GCGGTGAACTCTCGGAGAGCGGCGATCCGGGCGTCGTCAGCATTGGCCATGGCGATCAATAAACGAAGGAACTGAAGTGTTGTAGGCGAGAAGGCAAACTTGAGGCGACGTCGGGTCAAGGGGGCAGCTCCTAAGAGACTGGGATGTGTCAGGAATTATTCAAGGGTGAAGACGTAGCGAAGGATTTTAAGTCGCAATGGCAGCATCTACTGGCGTTGGCTTTGAAGGATGAACGTTGGCATGGCTGGGGTTCGGGTGATGTTGGATGCTCGGCAGCCGCCGAAGACTCGCGCGTCCAATCAGATAGTGTTCCAGATCAGCACGCGTGGGCTGCTTTGGTTGAATGCATGTTGGAGGTTTGTTGCTCAGTGGGGGAACTGCATGCGGGCGGTGGGCGCGGTGCAGTGCGTTGGGAAGAATGCGGTACCATCTTGGCAGTTGTGTTTCCAACCTTTGTCGACTGCAGACACGTTGTTTTGGTAGATGCAGCAACTTTGTTCCGAGATCAGGACTGAGTTCCTCAGACGAtgagagaggagaagaagccaaCGGCCCCCGTTTCAAAGGTGCGAAAGTTACGGTAGCGACCCAGGCATACGATCCATTTACCGGGTCTAGGGAACGACGCGGCAAAAGAGTTTGATGCAGGTTTTTTTTACCTACTTTGTGCATCGTAGGTAGGCAGGATTATGTTGGTGAGACCGGTGGAGTTGAGGTGCAGACGTCGAAGTGTACCACCATACCTACACTAACGATTCAGTTGACCATTGGCCTATTTTCTCCGTATTGTATGTGTAGCATTGTCCCTCACGTATGGACACGTTGTGTCGCAGTGTCGGGTGACCTTGGCAAGACAGGAGATGCTGGTGCGCATCATCCATATCGAGTAGAGTGGCATTTGACCAACTGTTCTTCAGAGATGGAGCGAATATTATGGTCCGTCACGGTCAACAGAGCTTTTTCGAAAGTGATGATAATGGCATTGTGTGCGCTCGCTTCTGCTGCAGCTCATGGCCTGCGCCACGCGAACTTTTGTAGGAGGTGGATTTAAGCAGACAGAGAAGCTGGCAAGTTGCAGACCAAGTGGTTGATTGCTAGTGTCCGAGAAGCGATCCGTCGGATCTTGTCTGCGTGTTCCTATGAGATGGCAAGAAGATCCGGACCGGCGGTCAGTAGGTGGGTAGTCAGTATCCGTAGCCAAGGCGAGAAATCACTGGATATCGGATGTCGGATGTTGGGGGGAACGAAGGGGGTTCTAGACTCGGGTGGAAGGAGTGCGCGCTTGATAGGCCAATCCACAACGCTCCTTCCTGCATTGCATCGATATCTGTCTGTCTTGTCGTGACCTCACGTGGCGATAGAGTGCAAGTGATTGCGAAGTGTCCACATGTCCCTCCGACGGAAGGAGCTTGGCGATGTCGGAAGTTTCGTTCCTTCCGTGCAATAATCAATCTGCTCGGTCATTATGACCGGATATTCTGCCTGTTGAGGTGAGGTATGTGGTAGGTACCTTCCTGCTGTATACCTAACTGGCTGTAGGCTGGCCAGAATGTCGTTGAATTTTAGCAAGTGCGCCTGAGAGGGGGAGGGTAGGATGGACGGTGAGGGGTAAAGATGTTCCTTGCCATACGTTTCATGCAAAGGGGTACCACAAAGTGTGCCTACCTATGTATCACCAGCACTGCACCACTGCCTGCCTCCCCAACCTCGGCAACGCCAGCATGGATCGAGGTGACACAACGTCCCGCGCCGTCGATGGACATCTCCAAACATTGACGCCGCGACAATCAACCCTCGCAATCATGTCTTGTCTCCCCGCGACGCCCAGCCCCCACTGTCATGGCATTCAAGCCTTTCTATTCGTTGTCAGTGCAATACTGGCCTCACAATGAAAATACCCCTCATTCACCAGGACCAATCGCCGCGCCACGAGATAGCGAGTTGGCGGCCACTCCAACGGCATGACATggcgccctcgtcaccgGCCGCCCACGGCGAATCGGCTcggggtgatggtggtggtgatggtcaGTCCAGAGCACTCTATGCCCCTGGCTCCCGACAGAGCCCCCGGCACTGATCTCCGTTTATTACCGGGTTCCCAGCGGTACACACCAGATACGCTGGCAAGCAAGGGGGATTCGGGCAGGCATGTTGCCGAGCCCGCTCCGCCGATTCGAAGCCTACAGGCACAGCACTCCTTAAGTCTGGCGCTTGCCCGCAACTTGGACCTTGGGCCTGGACAACCGTGGTCACTGAGGAGCCTAggtcctgctgctggacgCCCCGATTGCATGGCAAGTCCCGTCCCGCTGAAGATCGTTCCGCTTTTGACGGGAAACGGGATCAATGACAAAGTGCTCACTGCCTAGGCCTGGACCATTTACTGTGTATTGCACAGCCAAGTGCGACATCGACTATCCCGAGTAGTTCCGCTgactcgaggaagacgcCTTTTTcattttttctttctttttcttttcccctccttTCCTCGCAACGAGCCAAACAAACGACCAGAATGTCTCCATCTGGTACCCTCCTCTCCgcaaaaggaaagaaaaggggggtcCAAGAATCAACGAGGCATATGCCGCGCTGCGCGCTGCGTTGTCTTGGGCGTCGATAGTCGAAGAATTCAGTGTTACTGAGCACCGACAACCAGGCCCATCTTCAGGCATTAAATAACACAACACGGCGTAGTCATCATTTTCTGCCTTGCTGGGAAAACCGACGAGACGAACCGGGCAAGCCTCTAGAGGATTGTCGTTGCAGTCCCTAAGGTGAAGGCGGCTCACCGAGGCCATCCGGGCGGGAGAGCTCCCAGGAGGCTTTGGTTTTAAGACGAGGGTTCCTGGCTCGAATTGGGTGTAAAATGATCGGCGCGCCTATCTCGAGATCCCTGGTCTACATCAGTGCACGCTGTCGCTCTGTCTGCCTGCCAGTCTGTCTGGCTCTGGACCTCAACTTGGTCGACTTGAGGAGATGTCCAAAGTCATGGCTGAAGTTACGACTGCTACTCGCAACTTtgtgcagcagcagcagcagcagtagtaTGTATTCGTAGACTACCAAGAACACCAAATACACACCAGCTGGCCAGCCACAAACAGCCATTGATGCAGCGTACGAACAACGGCCTCTTCGCTTGTGGGCATGGTCCCGTCGCTGGATCCTTGATCGAGTCTGGCTGGGGCAAGGCTCCCCAGGAAGAGGTAGGGGGCATGTTGGACACCTTTTCCACATCTGCGCCGCCTAGCAGGTAAACCTCGAACGGATCAGATCAAGTACAGCGTCGATTGGGCCAACTGcaggacgacgtcgcctcAAGCTCTGCAAACCTGTGGAATTTGCATTGAACGGACTGGTCCCaagcctgctgctgctgctactgcgTGAACCGATGCACGCGCACAGAGTTCCCTTCTTGGTCCCAAGATGGCTACATTGGCTGCAGTAGTAGCACAGGGCCACTGCAGCCAACCCTGGCCAAACGCCGAGCTCATTCGTCCAGACTTGGGGTCCTGGGCTGCAGCAATTCTGACCAGCAAGGCCCATGTCGCTGGCACCTCAATCCACACCTGCGAGTCGCTACGTACATGCACAAGAGTCTAGGAAGACGGGGGCACTTCTGAATGGATACTCCAGTCCGGACTTATCGTTCTTCACGCGGATTCAAGCACTAGCAGCAAGCAGCAGACGTAGATGGTAGCAAGGCATCTGAAGCAGGGAGCAGATACCTCGCGAGTTTCCTGCTCATCTGCTATAAGAAAACACCGAAACAGTTCGACGCAGCAGTCAGACACTCACCCGCACGCAAGGTACCGAAGCGAAGCTACCAACAGAGCTGGACAACTTGTGCAAGATACCCAAGACCTTGGCGGCAATCACAATTCAAAGGTGCCCGCAAAACGTAGGACGcgacgcaacgcaacgctGTGCGACAACAGTTGAGAGGTCAGTTGGAGACTTTTTGGAGACGGCCTCTCTCACACGCCCACCCCGCCATCGATCTCAGCACTTCAGCCATCACCAGTCGAAGTTATTTGACCCCCCGCTCACGCAGCCAAGccagcaagcaagcaaaaACAACACACGTACAAACTTACAGGCTAGATGGAAAGTACTTCTTTTACTCTCGTTTAGTCCTGTCGGTCGACCGACCTTATCCGCGTTTTACTACACAGCCATGATCCATCTCACTTGGGATTGATGACAAAATCCTCCACCGTCACCCCGTTCTGTCCCCGTCCTATCACACCATTGCCTGGCTTGTCACagaacccctcccccacctctATACCCTACGCATCCGAACTTCCCCAGCCACCGTTGACCTGCTAGCCCCGAGTAGCTGCCGCAACCTGGCCCTTCCTCGATGTCTGTTTGGTTGACGTCTGTTCCGACTCtgactctctctccctctcactcACTTCTTCACTCACTTTACTCCTCCCGTCTGGCCCGCTCCCCTGTTCGCCTGCCTTCTACGACATTCACTGCTTGGGCCTTGCCGCGCCTTGCCTCGATCAAGCACAAGGTACCTTTAACCTAACCCTGCCGACCTCGTACACTACCTTGGTCCTCTTACCTACTTTCATCCGTACCATACCAAACCTGCCTGGCCTTGCCTCGCATTGTGCCTTGCCTTAACTTCCCTTACTTATCCGCCCTCCAGCTATTCTATCTACCTTGACCTGACCCTAACGCTACCAGCTCTGTCTGCatccttccccccttccgcCAGCGTCGCTCTCTTCTTTGCCCGTCTCGACCTCTATcagacagcagcagccgccctcaccacaaccacaaccacaaccaccaccaccaccacccgccgacgccgacgccgcctccgccgctgCCCAGAACGCGACGCCCTTTTCCCTCAAAGTACCTCCCCTGTGCCTGTGTCCATTGCCAGGGATCCACCCCACCACAAGCATCCAGATCTCCGAAGCTTCTCTGCAAGCCCTGCCGCTACCGACCACGCCCACTCCTACGCAACCCTCAACTCGCTGAGACGAACTAGGAAGCTCTGCGCTGCAGCTGCTCGCCGTCCAAAATGTCAATAAAGTACGTCCCTCCATGTCCCGTCTCCTTCTATgctctttctttccctctctctccctctccccccttcccttcaTCTTCCTGTCATCCCACGCTGTTCGAGcccctccatcgccgccggaGCCATCCCGGTCAAAGTCCGTGGTACCCCCGCCATTAACTTTGACCTGATCGCTTCTCTTGCTGGCTCCCACCCCACACTTCCCGTCCATCATGACGGACCAATATCTGCAAGAGCAGCATGCCCTTACCATTGCCCGCACCGTCCAGAGAGAACGCCAGCTCGCCCAGGCCCGTTTAGATTCTGACCATGGCGACAGTTGGGTCATGATTACCCAGGCTGGTGAAATCAACCCTTTGCCTCACGAACACATCAGACACAGGTCCAACGCCAAAGTCAGCCTCGAACTGTCGGTCCCCAAGTCGCTACAGCAAGGGAGGACGCCGTTTACACGCAAGAGTGATAATGGCACAGCATACATCACAACACAACGGGTACGCAAAGCATTGCATATCTGCCCCCCTTAGTGACATGGCGCTAGGGCGGTGACTGACGACCGTCTTCTAGGTCATATACATTCCTGCAAAACCAACCCCCGAGTTCAAATCGTTTCATGCGCCCATTTTGAACTGCGCCGACTCGTACGTGGGCTCACCATTCTTCGGCGCATGGTTTTGGTCCGCCACCGTTGTACCGGTTGCTGGAGGCGGCGTGCCTGCCGACATACCGAGGGTTGAGGTGAAGCTAAGTTTCAAGGAAGGCGGCCACAGCGAGTTCAGGCAGCGGTTCGAGGAGTTGAAGGAACGACTCGAGCACGTCAGACGTCTACAGCAGGAGACGGGACAGTCCGTCAACATCCCGGACGAGCCGCTGCCGGCATACGAGGCGACTGAAGGCGGAGGACCTCCTAGCAGTGCTTCTtcacaaccacaaccacagcaacagcaacagcaacagcaacagcaaacCCAGCGGGAACAGGAGCAATCGGTCGGCCGGACGGTCAGCTCCGGCAGTCAAACCCGGCGCCCAGACGAGCCGCCACCAGATTACGAAGAGGCGCAAGCCCAGACGCTCAGCATGCGGCTCGAAGACCACGTTCGCGAGGAGTCTGACAGAGCATAGTATTTTCTTGGTTGGAGATTCGTCACGGCTCATGAATAACGCTTTTGCATCGATACCTTGACTTTGGCTTGCCACACCTGTACTTTTTTATATACATAGCATCCACACCAGCGGCTGTCGAATTCTGTGTTTCTCGATGAAATGGCAGTGCTGAAATGACGGGCATGTCTTGAAAGGGGGCTCGTTAGTGTGCATCCAGAAACTGAGGACGGGATAGGGCTATGCggtcgtcggccgccgcctacCAGGGCGGTCAAATATGACGCTGTGCTTTGTGAGCTTGCACACGACCGTAGGAACAAAACTTTCATGTGATTTGGCGAGAAGAGGATGGGCTTTCCCACCGGTCCTAGTGTATTTGTATGTTTGTGCAGActgcagacagacagacagacaggtaCAAACAGAGTAAAGTGTGAGCCAGCGGGCGGTAAATCCTTGGCGTTCCTGGTCACGTTGGATGATGCTTAGTCACCCAGTCTTCCCGCAGCAGCCAATCAAAACCGACCAATTGGGAATAACTTAGCATCCGATGTAGACACCCAGTTTTCGTCTTCAATCTGCCGAAAGCTCCCGACTTCTTCCATCATCATTCACGCCATCACGTCAAGCCATTGAGAGCACACACCTCTGCCACAATGGGTTTCTGGGATACCATCACAGACCTCGCTGAGGCTGCCATGCCGTGGgccaccgccgaggccgaggctcctgccgccgaggagaaggtgaGCTGCGCAAATTGTTGCACGATGGCCTGAGGCTCAGTGGGAGGCGTCGAAGCTGCTCCCCGCAACGCCCGACGGTCTTCCGCGCGGCCTTGGTGCATCCCACAGCACTTTCCCGACATTTGCGAAGCCCGGATCGATTCGCTGACGACTTTacaggaggaggagacccCCACCGAGGAGGAACCCAAGGAGGAATCCAAGGAggagcccgaggccgaggccgaggccgaggaggaggaagaagaggaagaggaggaggaggaggaggaggacgaagaggaggtcGTTGACCCCAAGGAGCAGCTCGAGAAAGGTCCGTGACCCCGACGCTCCGATGCCATCTGCGATATCCGGTGCTGGCGGTCGCTCGATGACCCAGCAGCGCGCGCGAGAGAGTGGATTAAACAGCCTTGCT belongs to Colletotrichum higginsianum IMI 349063 chromosome 5, whole genome shotgun sequence and includes:
- a CDS encoding WW-domain ligand protein, with translation MTDQYLQEQHALTIARTVQRERQLAQARLDSDHGDSWVMITQAGEINPLPHEHIRHRSNAKVSLELSVPKSLQQGRTPFTRKSDNGTAYITTQRVIYIPAKPTPEFKSFHAPILNCADSYVGSPFFGAWFWSATVVPVAGGGVPADIPRVEVKLSFKEGGHSEFRQRFEELKERLEHVRRLQQETGQSVNIPDEPLPAYEATEGGGPPSSASSQPQPQQQQQQQQQQTQREQEQSVGRTVSSGSQTRRPDEPPPDYEEAQAQTLSMRLEDHVREESDRA
- a CDS encoding Ubiquinol-cytochrome c reductase complex subunit yields the protein MGFWDTITDLAEAAMPWATAEAEAPAAEEKEEETPTEEEPKEESKEEPEAEAEAEEEEEEEEEEEEEEDEEEVVDPKEQLEKECEESKACAPAKHHYDECVERVTAAADSEDGAKEDCVEEFFHLAHCATQCAAPKLWAKLK
- a CDS encoding WW-domain ligand protein yields the protein MAEVTTATRNFVQQQQQQYHKQPLMQRTNNGLFACGHGPVAGSLIESGWGKAPQEEVGGMLDTFSTSAPPSSSLLGPKMATLAAVVAQGHCSQPWPNAELIRPDLGSWAAAILTSKAHVAGTSIHTCESLLRRSSQTLTRTQGTEAKLPTELDNLCKIPKTLAAITIQRCPQNVGRDATQRCATTVESYSIYLDLTLTLPALSASFPPSASVALFFARLDLYQTAAAALTTTTTTTTTTTTRRRRRRLRRCPERDALFPQSTSPVPVSIARDPPHHKHPDLRSFSASPAATDHAHSYATLNSLRRTRKLCAAAARRPKCQ